The genome window TATATCAAGCCAAAGCCTTTTATAGATGTGCTAGGCAAGCCTATGATTATGAGAGTTTTGGATAATTTAAAGGTTGATAATGCACATTATATTATTATATTGCAAAAGGCTTATTTAGAAAATGAAAAAAAACTTTGCGAACAGATATCTAAAGACTACAATGTTAGCTTTGTTAGCGTAGAGTCATTAACCGAAGGGACTGCTTGTTCTGTGCTGCATGCAAGAGAGTTAATAGATAATGATATACCATTAATGATAGCAAATTCAGATCAAATAATAGATATTGATATAAATGATTATATTAATGATTGTAAAAATCGTAATTTAGACGGTTCTATTTTATGTTTTATAGATAAAGAAAAAAGCCCAAAATGGTCTTTTGTAAAAATGAACAATGAGCTAATTGTAGAAGTAAAAGAAAAAGAGGTTATATCTGATATTGCTACAGTTGGAATTTATCTATTTTCTAAAGGAAGTTTATTTGTAGATTCAGCTATAGATATGATTGCTAGAAATGATAGGGTTAATAATGAATTTTATACTGCTCCAGCCTATAATTATGCAATTAAAAATGGAGCAAAAATTGGTTGTTTTTTGATGAATTTTGATGATATGCACGGTATAGGCACTCCAGATGATTTGCAAAAATATATAAAATTTATTAAAGGATAATTATGACACAAAAAAGATTAGCTATACAATTTTTTGGTCATACGAGAACATATAAAAAGACTTATGAGAGCTTTTTTAAACATATAGTTGAACCTAATTTAAAAGATGGTTGGGAAGTTGATATATTTATACATACTTGGGATATGAGTAGTAGCAGTGATAGAAGTTGGCATAATGGAAGGGATTTATTTGATATTCATCCACTAAGTCAAGATGATATAGAAAATATAAGAAAGATATATAGTCCAAAAAGTTTTTTAGTAGAGCATTTACAAGAAGGTGCTCACGGGGGGCGAATCTAAAAAAAGAGGAAATAGACTAAGAGAATCCTATG of Campylobacter vicugnae contains these proteins:
- a CDS encoding glycosyltransferase family 2 protein, producing MNILIPAAGAGSRFAKEGYIKPKPFIDVLGKPMIMRVLDNLKVDNAHYIIILQKAYLENEKKLCEQISKDYNVSFVSVESLTEGTACSVLHARELIDNDIPLMIANSDQIIDIDINDYINDCKNRNLDGSILCFIDKEKSPKWSFVKMNNELIVEVKEKEVISDIATVGIYLFSKGSLFVDSAIDMIARNDRVNNEFYTAPAYNYAIKNGAKIGCFLMNFDDMHGIGTPDDLQKYIKFIKG